GCTGAAATCCACCCGGCGGATCACCTGCTCCACAGCCGGCTCCAGCGAAAAAGGGAACCACTGCTGCACGGAAGCGGCCATGCCACCGCCGCAGGGTTTGATCCTTGGCTCGGCGTCGCGTTCCAGCACCAGCACGTCGTGGCCGGCTAGCGCCAGATGAACCGCCGCGGCACCACCGGCGGCCCCGGACCCGACGATCAGCACATCGCGGGTCGCTTCAACTCCGCTGCTCACACCTTGAGGATGTCGGCTTCCTTGGTGGCCAGGTGCTTCTCAAGTTCGCTGATGAACTTGTCGAGCGTTTTCTGAACGCTGTCTTGTTCATCGCGGCTCTGATCTTCCGAGAAGTCGCCCTCTTTTTCCTGCTTTTTGATCTTGTCGATCGCGTCGCGGCGCAGGTTGCGCAGGGCCACCTTGCCCTCTTCTGCGTACTTCGACGCCAGCTTGCAGAACTCTTTGCGGCGCTCCTCGGTGAGGGGCGGCACGTTGATCCGGATGATTTTGCCGTCGTTGTTGGGGGTGAAGCCCAGCTCGCTCATGGCGATTGCCTTTTCGATCGAAGCGAGAGCACTGATGTCGAAGGGTTGAATTTGGATCGTTTGCGAATCCGGGGTCGACAGGGTGGCCAGCGATTTCAGCGGTGTTTCGGCGCCGTAGTACTCGACGCTGATCCGATCCAGAAGGGAGGAATTGGCCCGACCGGTGCGAATGGTGTTGAAGTTGCGCTGGGTGGCCTCCACCGACTTGCGCATGCTGGCTTCGAGGTCCTGGGTCGACATGGTTGCTGAGGGAGGAGGCGTGCGGGCTTGGCTGCGTTGTCAGGCAGGGTCGCCGATGCGGGATCCGATCGGTTCGCCGGCCACGGCTTTGCCGATGTTGCCAGGTTCAAACAGGTTGAAAACAACAATTGGGATGTTGTTGTCTTTGCAGAGGGCGATGGCGGTGCTGTCCATGACGCCCAATTCACCACTCAGCACATCCTGATAGCTGAGATGAGGATGCTTGACGGCATCGGCGTGCTTGGCCGGATCCTTGTCGTAGACCCCATCCACCTTGGTGGCCTTGAACACCACGTCGGCATTGATCTCAGCCGCCCGGAGGGCGGCGGTGGTGTCGGTGGTGAAGAAGGGATTGCCGCAACCGGCCCCGAACACCACCACCCGGTTTTTCTCCAGATGCCGGATGGCTTTGCGGCGGATGTAGGGCTCCGCCACTTCCTGCATGGCGATAGCGGTTTGCACCCGTGTGGGCACGCCGGCCCTCTCGAGCCCGTCCTGGAGGGTGATGGCATTCATCACTGTGGCCAGCATGCCGACGTAGTCGGCTGTGGCCCGTTCCATGCCTGCTGCAGAGCCCTTCAGGCCGCGGAAAATGTTGCCGCCGCCCACAACGATGGCCAGTTGCGTGCCACTGGCCACAACTTTGGCCACATCGGAGGCAATCGACTGAACAATGGCGGGATCGATGCCGTAGCCCTGAGATCCCATCAGAGCTTCGCCGCTGAGCTTCAGCAGGACGCGTGTGTAGGTCATCAACGGTCCAGATCCGTTTGACAGTAGCAAGCACTGGCACAGGGCTCTGTTCGCCGCTTGGATGGGGAAACCGCGGCTGTTTGATGCCTGAGACCGATGCCAGCCAAAGCGGTGTGATGGCCCGTCTCACCCTCTCGGCATTGGAGCGGGCCAGCCAAGACCCGGACTGCTGGCGTGAACCCGTGGTCCATCGCGCTCTGCTGGTGAGTGGACTCTCGGTGCTCACGGCGGCCACCCGTCAGCTCCAGGACGATCTCGAGGCCTCTGAAGCGGCTTGAAGCAGTCGTCATCAACGTTTTAAAACTCGATGCCGGCCTGGGCCTTCACCCCCTGCTCACGGAAAGGGTGGTGCACCAGGGTCATCTCCGTCACCAGATCAGCTCGCTCCATCAGGGCTGCAGGGGCGCCACGGCCTGTGACCGCCACGTGGGTGAGTTCCGGTCGTTCGTTCAATCCGGCAATCACGGTGCCGGCTTCGATGTAACCCAGCTTCAGGGCCACATTCAGCTCATCGAGTAGCACCAGCTTCACGCTGGCATCGCGGAGGTAGCCCAGGGCGGTCTGCCAGGCCGCCTCCACCAGCTGTTGATCCCGCTCGCGATCCTGGGTTTCCCAGGTGAAGCCCTCCCCAAGGGCATGCCAGCTCACCTGGTCGCCGAAGGCCTTGAGCGCCCGTGCTTCGCCGGGTTCCCAGCCCCCTTTGATGAATTGCACAATCGCCACCCGTTCGCCATGACCGAGGGTGCGCAACACCAGCCCCAGACCGGCGGTGGTTTTGCCCTTGCCCTGGCCGGTGAACACCAGAACAAGGCCCTTCTCCTTGTTGCGTTCATCCACCCGTTGCTTCTGCACCTGCTGCCGCCGCTCCATCCGTTTGCGGTAACCGGCGTCATCTGCTTCGGGGGCGAGCTTGCCGCCCATGCCCAGCTCCGCGGCGGATTGATCGAGATCGTTGCTGCTCATTGCGGTTCGCTTGATTAGGGGCGCTTGGCGGTGATGCGCTGCAGGGCCCGTCCCGCCAGCAGCTCCTGGGTCACACCGCTGAACCCGAGCTGCTCCAATTGGGCGGGGAGGTCGTCCTCCAGCATGGCGGTGGCCGTGTCGGTTTCAAACAGGGCGCAGAAGAGTTGTTGGGGGAGCTGCAGCCAGGGGCCGGCAGGGTGCAAATCCACCAGCACCAACCAGCCGCCGGGTTCCAGCAGCCTTAGGGCACTGCGCAGCACCCGCTCCCTGTCGCTGCGGGGGAATTCGTGCAGAGCCACGCTCATCTGGATGGCGCTGAAGCTGGCGTCGGCCAGCGGTGGATCTTCCGCCAGACCCTCCACCAGCTGCAGGGCGGGGTGCCGCTTGGCGGCGAGATCCAGGGCGCGGGGGGCGACATCCAAACCGGTCACGCTGTATCCCGCTACCAGCCAGGGGGCTGCTGCCTCGCCGCTGCCGCAACAGAGATCCAGCACCGCGGCCCCCGGCTTGAGATGGGGCTTCAACACCTCAAGCCCAAGGCCCCGCAGGCGTTCCACCCCTCCCACACTCAGCGATGACACCGCTGTGACCGTGTCGTAGATCCAGCGGTAGCGGTAGGCCAGTGGCCTCAGAAACGACGTCATCGTCAGGTGGTTGCAGAGGAAGACAGGCCGGTTGAAGTCAGGCCGGTTGACGGGCCAGGGCTGCATCCACCGCCTGCTGCTGGTCACGTCGGGTGATCCAGTGGTGATAAGTGCGGGTGTGGATCGCCACCGAGTGGCCCATCATCCTGGCGGCAACGGTGTCCGGCAGGCCGACATGGATGGTGCGCACGGCCCAGGCATGGCGCAGGTCATAGGGGGTGATCGGCAGCTCATAGCGGCGAAACTGTTCACTCACCCGCCGTCCCACCTGCTGCAGGGTGGTCCGACGCAGATCGGTTTGGATCGCTGGTAGGGCGGCCGGGTTCTCTGCCAGCTCCTGCAGGCCGAAGCGCTGGACCCAGTCGGGATGGAACGGCCAACTCTGGTGTTCACCGGTTTTGGTGGTGGGCAGCACCCGCAACACCTGATCGCCCCCCGCTGCCAAGGAGGCGCAATCGCAGAAGAAGACTTCGTGGTTGCGCAGGCCGTAGGTGGCCATCAGGGCAAAAGCCAGGCGCCACTGAGGATTGGGAATGCGGCCAGCGGCGTCGAGGATCTGCGGGTCGGTGGGCAGTTGGCGGAAGCGGGCCCGGTGCAGGCCATAGCCGCCGGCCTCCTGGCGCCAGTCGTCCGGCAAGGGCAGCTCCAGGTGCCGGGCCAGGGCCGCCAGGGCTGTGGCGCACTGCTGGCGGCTGCGGCTGCCGTCCTCGTAGCTGGTGAGCGTCTGCATCAGCAGCGGCGGCTCCAGGGGCTGATCACCGTTTTGTTGGGCCAGGCGCCGCAGGTAGGGCAGATAGGCACTCGTCCAGGTGGTGCGGCTGCTCGCCAGGGAACGGCGGCGACGCGGGTCGGTAAAAAATGCCGTTTCGAAGCTCTCGAGGGCGGCCTTGATACCGATGGAGCGCCCCTTGGCTTTGGATGGCGCATCAGGCGCTGACCAGAGCACCCAATCAAAACTGCGCTGCTCCAGTTGCAGCTGCACCAGGGAAGCGGTGCTCAGCGCTTGACTGATTCCGGTGGGATCTGCCATCAGCCCGAGGCTGATCCGTTGCAAGCCGCTGCGGCCTGGATCACCGCGTAGGGGAAGCGGCCCGCGCAGGTTCAGCCGTCGACCCCGCTGTTCGATGCGCAGGCGTGATCCCTGTGCCGCCAACTGGGAATTGGCGGTGTTCAGCGCACTTTTGAGCTCCATAAATGTGTCGTCGACGCCAAGGATCGCGTCCATGGCAGCTACGCTCAACCCCCGAAAACCGTTCTGCTCGGTATGTCTCGCGTCGGTGTCGTCCTGCTGAACTTGGGTGGCCCGGAGCGGATCCAAGACGTTGGCCCATTTCTCTACAACCTGTTTGCCGATCCGGAGATCATCCGGCTCCCCAGCCCGGCTCTCCAGAAGCCGCTGGCCTGGCTGATCAGCACCTTGCGCAGTGGCAAGTCGCAGGAGGCCTATCGCTCGATCGGCGGCGGATCACCGCTGCGACGGATTACTGAGCAGCAGGCCCGTGAACTGCAGAGCCTGCTGCGCCAGCGCGGCATCGATGCCACTAGCTATGTCGCCATGCGCTACTGGCACCCCTTCACCGAATCCGCGGTGGCGGACATCAAGGCCGACGGCATGGATGAGGTGGTGGTGCTCCCCCTCTACCCCCATTTCTCGATCAGCACCAGCGGCTCCAGCTTCCGTGAGCTGCAGCGCCTGCGTCAGTCAGATCCATCGTTTGAAAAGCTGCCGATCCGCTGCATTCGCAGTTGGTTCGACCACCCGGGATATGTGAAGGCGATGGCCGAGCTGATTGCTCAAGAGGTGCGCAACAGCGACGATCCCAGCAAGGCTCACGTGTTCTTCAGTGCCCATGGGGTGCCCAAGAGCTATGTGGAGGAAGCGGGCGATCCCTATCAGAAGGAAATTGAATCCTGCACGGATTTGATCATGAAGG
The Synechococcus sp. PROS-U-1 DNA segment above includes these coding regions:
- the frr gene encoding ribosome recycling factor codes for the protein MSTQDLEASMRKSVEATQRNFNTIRTGRANSSLLDRISVEYYGAETPLKSLATLSTPDSQTIQIQPFDISALASIEKAIAMSELGFTPNNDGKIIRINVPPLTEERRKEFCKLASKYAEEGKVALRNLRRDAIDKIKKQEKEGDFSEDQSRDEQDSVQKTLDKFISELEKHLATKEADILKV
- the pyrH gene encoding UMP kinase, whose product is MTYTRVLLKLSGEALMGSQGYGIDPAIVQSIASDVAKVVASGTQLAIVVGGGNIFRGLKGSAAGMERATADYVGMLATVMNAITLQDGLERAGVPTRVQTAIAMQEVAEPYIRRKAIRHLEKNRVVVFGAGCGNPFFTTDTTAALRAAEINADVVFKATKVDGVYDKDPAKHADAVKHPHLSYQDVLSGELGVMDSTAIALCKDNNIPIVVFNLFEPGNIGKAVAGEPIGSRIGDPA
- the cobO gene encoding cob(I)yrinic acid a,c-diamide adenosyltransferase, with protein sequence MSSNDLDQSAAELGMGGKLAPEADDAGYRKRMERRQQVQKQRVDERNKEKGLVLVFTGQGKGKTTAGLGLVLRTLGHGERVAIVQFIKGGWEPGEARALKAFGDQVSWHALGEGFTWETQDRERDQQLVEAAWQTALGYLRDASVKLVLLDELNVALKLGYIEAGTVIAGLNERPELTHVAVTGRGAPAALMERADLVTEMTLVHHPFREQGVKAQAGIEF
- a CDS encoding class I SAM-dependent methyltransferase, with protein sequence MTSFLRPLAYRYRWIYDTVTAVSSLSVGGVERLRGLGLEVLKPHLKPGAAVLDLCCGSGEAAAPWLVAGYSVTGLDVAPRALDLAAKRHPALQLVEGLAEDPPLADASFSAIQMSVALHEFPRSDRERVLRSALRLLEPGGWLVLVDLHPAGPWLQLPQQLFCALFETDTATAMLEDDLPAQLEQLGFSGVTQELLAGRALQRITAKRP
- a CDS encoding site-specific integrase, giving the protein MELKSALNTANSQLAAQGSRLRIEQRGRRLNLRGPLPLRGDPGRSGLQRISLGLMADPTGISQALSTASLVQLQLEQRSFDWVLWSAPDAPSKAKGRSIGIKAALESFETAFFTDPRRRRSLASSRTTWTSAYLPYLRRLAQQNGDQPLEPPLLMQTLTSYEDGSRSRQQCATALAALARHLELPLPDDWRQEAGGYGLHRARFRQLPTDPQILDAAGRIPNPQWRLAFALMATYGLRNHEVFFCDCASLAAGGDQVLRVLPTTKTGEHQSWPFHPDWVQRFGLQELAENPAALPAIQTDLRRTTLQQVGRRVSEQFRRYELPITPYDLRHAWAVRTIHVGLPDTVAARMMGHSVAIHTRTYHHWITRRDQQQAVDAALARQPA
- the hemH gene encoding ferrochelatase, producing the protein MSRVGVVLLNLGGPERIQDVGPFLYNLFADPEIIRLPSPALQKPLAWLISTLRSGKSQEAYRSIGGGSPLRRITEQQARELQSLLRQRGIDATSYVAMRYWHPFTESAVADIKADGMDEVVVLPLYPHFSISTSGSSFRELQRLRQSDPSFEKLPIRCIRSWFDHPGYVKAMAELIAQEVRNSDDPSKAHVFFSAHGVPKSYVEEAGDPYQKEIESCTDLIMKELAVQMGHENPFTLAYQSRVGPVEWLKPYTEEALEELGQAKTNDLVVVPISFVSEHIETLEEIDIEYRELATEAGVVNFRRVRALDTYTPFIEGLADLVTSSLQGPEVSLDAAAELPTKVKLYPQEKWEWGWNNSSEVWNGRLAMVGFSAFLLELISGQGPLHALGLL